AGTCCCTTTAGCTTTCtgtaatgcaaaaaaaaatagtaattcATATGTGATGAAGTTCTGTAATTGTTCTTCCACCAGATTATTTGAGTTCAGACGTAAAGGTTTAACATAATATATCAGAAATGTGCATTCCAGACCTTAATTGCAGCCACTCTCTGAGCATGTAACTTTGGATCgcgatggagaatcttcattcgCTTAGTAAATAATCCTGTTTTAGCATTCAGATTCTGCAAGCATCCAACTAAACAAGGAAAATCAAACTTATGATTATCTCTCCACATAATCTACCTATGCAATTATCAAAGATTTTGTGTTGCAATAAATAGATGCAAGTAAAGCATGTAAACTTAGTTACATTGTTGACTGGCGCTTACTTTTTTCAGTACACATACGTTTTATTAGAATTCTATGCAAAGGCCATGAATCTGAGAATAGATTCCTAACAAACTCAATTAATATATGAGAAATGACAAGCAAATAGTGCATATGCAGtcaggaaaaaaaatacatttcaACCAAAAAAAAGACAACTTCAAACAACGACGTGCATATGCAAGAGAGATTGAGTTGTGGACTAACTTTTAGTGATCTGCTGATCTTCAATCCAACTTCAGGAGAAGGTGAATGGTATATCCGCTTGGACTTTTTCCTGATATCCAACTTTATGTCTAGGTTGTCTACCTCATCATCTTCCTTGACTTTGAGCGGAGATCTGCATAACGAACATCACGCGACAATGAGCATACTCTAACTTGCACAGAGACACAACTCATTTCTGGTGCAAAATATTGGTTGCAAAAATCATCAGACCATGCAAAAAAGGGCAATTTGACCAGCATGCAATCTACTACTAAGAAGAAGCGGAAACAAGGTTTAACGATTTTACATTGAGCGAGCTTTTTCCCATGGTTGCTCGTCGATCGACTCTTCCCATATTACGCAATCTCCCAAGCATTTACTACACATTTTTGTTCCCTGGAACAGGTAAACCAAATACGAAGCACGCATTCTCTAATAAGTAAAGCTTTGATGCTCATCAACAGCTAAACATCAAGGACTTGGGCAGTGAATGCCGTATTCACAGTTGGATCCGCAACCCCTTAGGGTAAAATGCCTGGCATCTATGGTGATTAGGCCACCACATGCACCAAGTCCTCGAACATTCTCGCAACAACAAATGATGTTTAGCAAGTACTTGCTTATTGCCATCTAAACTATCAAGAACAAATCAATTTGTCTATTTTCTTCCTAGctcatatgaaaaaaaaaaaacaattaaaaaaaaatgaagaagaaagaaaatgtgATATGTGAAAATGTGCACATACCTTCCCATTACACTGTGAACAGTCTAATTTAGACCTTTCTATGCCACACTCAATACATGGAGTATAACCTCTACCCCTACAACAAGGACAAGGCAATTCTCTAATATACTGTCCATTTGGTCCAAACCATGATCTTGGTTTAGTTGCACCAGCAATTAGTTTCCTTGGTTGAAGATCAGACTCAAGACCAAAGAAGTCCTGGGAAGGATCATAATCATTATTCgcagaagatgaagagagtgtACAGGAAATGAAGTCAATTCTTCTTCTGTTTGAATCAAGTAAAATCCATAGATTTGATTTTctatcttgtttacaattagGAACTACTAAGAATTTGAAAGATGAACAGATAGTTAACATTTGTTTACAGTGAGATGGTGAAAGAGGGAGTGAAGAGATGTTTTAATGGAGTTGTGTGGTGAACAAAGAGACTAGAGACGAAAAGTATAGTTTTCCTGTGGATAAAATGAATTTGGACCATTTGGTAATTTTGGAGAAATTGGGCATCGGAAATTCTACATCGAAAATGTTTGGTGTACCGAAAAGGAGCACCGTGATGTGCACCGTGATGTGCACCGTGATTTTGATGTGAGAGAAAAAAAGATGGTGAACCCCACCTCCCTGCAAATCTCACTCGGGATTGCCCTAACAGTCCTTGAATTTCTTCACGGTGCAGATCACGGGACACACCTTCGGTGTGTGTATCATCGCTGATTCTACATTGACCGCCCATCACAGGGGGTGGGACCCATTCCCATAAACCTACCTAGGGGTGTATAACGGGTCGGATGGGTCGGGTTTGACCTCACCCGCCACCCAACCCGCTGATGGCGGGTAATTGAACTCATCACCCGCACCCAACCCGTTTTACAGCGgatcggttttcacccgacccaaccTTATTGTGGGTTAAATCGGGCGGGTGGCGGTGGGTATACTCATCCTCCTAAAAGAGTTTTAATTCTTCGAACTTTCAGTGAAAACTAGTGAACTGCCGAAAACTCTCTTTGCACACTAGTATTTG
The sequence above is a segment of the Papaver somniferum cultivar HN1 unplaced genomic scaffold, ASM357369v1 unplaced-scaffold_125, whole genome shotgun sequence genome. Coding sequences within it:
- the LOC113331442 gene encoding uncharacterized protein LOC113331442: MLTICSSFKFLVVPNCKQDRKSNLWILLDSNRRRIDFISCTLSSSSANNDYDPSQDFFGLESDLQPRKLIAGATKPRSWFGPNGQYIRELPCPCCRGRGYTPCIECGIERSKLDCSQCNGKGTKMCSKCLGDCVIWEESIDEQPWEKARSISPLKVKEDDEVDNLDIKLDIRKKSKRIYHSPSPEVGLKISRSLKNLNAKTGLFTKRMKILHRDPKLHAQRVAAIKKAKGTAEARKRASDSVKAFFLNPENRRKRSIAMKGVRFYCSNCGREGHRRHYCPELIKDGSLIRKFKCGLCGERGHNRKTCCKLRSSQIKTRSTKTRRNCRTCGRSGHNSRTCPTANGVVETVKPVVESSIGLISSEGSNRRIHICSSCQGKGHNIRTCSSRNKNVLGN